The Leucoraja erinacea ecotype New England chromosome 19, Leri_hhj_1, whole genome shotgun sequence genome has a segment encoding these proteins:
- the chrm2a gene encoding LOW QUALITY PROTEIN: muscarinic acetylcholine receptor M2a (The sequence of the model RefSeq protein was modified relative to this genomic sequence to represent the inferred CDS: inserted 1 base in 1 codon): MANTSGPDGSAGNFTDIDDAGSPYETVEVVFIVVVAGSLSLVTIIGNILVMVSIKVNRHLQTINNYFIFSLACADLIIGVFSMNLYTIYIVMGSWSMGPVVCDLWLALDYVVSNASVMNLLIISFDRYFCVTKPLSYPVKRTNKMAGMMIAVAWVLSFILWAPAILFWQFIVGERKVPQGECHVQFFSNPVVTFGTAIAAFYLPVIIMTVLYVHISRASKSRIKKDKREPELSKGAAVSPSVARGKATTKPDNNNVSSSSPLDCLPPVKVQNGKAVIDNCGPGEEKEMSNDSTSASVAASIQKEEXVDGGTRVQAVPIPASSGRFRVDGSKFSCIKSESSESAAANNGDRERELAAARKIVRMTKTPAKKMKKKGAVSRERKVTKTILAILLAFIVTWTPYNVMVLINTFCSVCVPNTVWTIGYWLCYINSTINPACYALCNATFKKTFKHLLLCQYKNIGATR; encoded by the exons ATGGCCAACACGAGCGGGCCAGACGGGTCTGCCGGCAACTTCACGGACATTGATGATGCAGGGAGCCCCTACGAGACGGTCGAGGTGGTCTTCATCGTGGTCGTGGCTGGCTCGCTGAGCCTCGTGACCATCATTGGAAACATTCTGGTGATGGTCTCCATCAAGGTGAACCGACACTTGCAAACCATCAACAACTATTTTATTTTCAGCCTGGCCTGCGCTGATTTGATCATCGGGGTCTTCTCCATGAATCTCTACACCATTTACATTGTGATGGGGTCCTGGTCTATGGGCCCGGTGGTGTGCGACTTGTGGCTGGCTCTAGATTACGTTGTCAGTAACGCCTCAGTCATGAACCTTCTCATCATCAGCTTCGACCGCTACTTCTGTGTGACCAAACCACTCAGCTACCCGGTGAAGAGGACCAACAAGATGGCCGGAATGATGATCGCGGTGGCCTGGGTCCTCTCCTTCATCCTTTGGGCACCGGCCATCCTCTTCTGGCAGTTCATCGTGGGCGAGCGCAAGGTCCCACAGGGCGAGTGCCACGTCCAGTTCTTCTCCAACCCCGTGGTGACATTCGGCACGGCCATCGCCGCCTTCTACCTGCCCGTGATCATCATGACCGTCCTGTACGTACACATCTCCCGGGCCAGCAAAAGCCGGATCAAGAAAGACAAGAGAGAGCCGGAGTTGAGCAAAGGTGCGGCCGTCTCCCCCAGCGTGGCCCGGGGCAAAGCCACCACCAAACCCGACAACAACAACGTGTCCTCCAGCAGCCCCCTCGACTGCTTGCCGCCGGTCAAGGTACAAAACGGCAAAGCGGTGATTGACAACTGTGGtccaggggaggagaaggagatgtCTAACGACTCCACCTCGGCCAGTGTTGCTGCTTCCATCCAGAAGGAAG GGGTGGATGGGGGCACCAGGGTCCAGGCCGTGCCCATTCCCGCTTCCTCCGGCCGCTTCAGGGTGGACGGCTCCAAGTTCTCCTGCATCAAGTCCGAGAGCAGCGAGTCAGCGGCGGCCAACAACGGCGACAGGGAGAGGGAACTGGCCGCCGCCCGCAAGATCGTCAGAATGACCAAGACGCCGGCCAAGAAGATGAAGAAGAAAGGGGCTGTGTCGCGGGAGAGGAAGGTGACCAAGACCATCCTGGCCATCCTGCTGGCCTTCATCGTCACCTGGACCCCGTACAATGTCATGGTCCTCATCAACACCTTCTGCTCCGTCTGCGTCCCCAACACGGTGTGGACCATCGGCTACTGGCTCTGCTACATCAACAGCACCATCAATCCCGCCTGCTACGCTCTCTGCAACGCCACCTTCAAGAAAACCTTCAAACACCTCCTCTTGTGCCAGTACAAAAACATTGGCGCCACCAGATAG